A window of the Cryptosporidium parvum Iowa II chromosome 7, whole genome shotgun sequence genome harbors these coding sequences:
- a CDS encoding 60S ribosomal protein L18A (transcripts identified by EST) → MKSMPDPSLQMKVNQYMVIGRGKPTELNPHPKVFRVCIFAPNEVVAKSRFFYFMSRLNKVKKANGEILSVTRIFEKRPTYVKNFAILLQYRSRTNVVYMYKEYRDISKTGAVSQMYEELAGSHRAQRSSIQIIRVSQIDAKLAKRPKTTQFFNSKLKFPAIRKLPMAPKALRSTFTASRPTTFQK, encoded by the coding sequence atgaagtCAATGCCAGATCCATCATTACAAATGAAAGTTAACCAATATATGGTTATTGGACGTGGAAAGCCAACAGAGCTTAATCCACATCCAAAAGTTTTCAGAGTTTGCATTTTTGCTCCAAATGAAGTTGTAGCAAAGAGCAGATTCTTCTACTTCATGTCAAGATTGAATAAGGTCAAGAAGGCCAATGGTGAGATCCTCTCAGTTACTCGTATTTTCGAGAAGAGACCAACATATGTAAAGAACTTTGCAATCTTGCTTCAATACAGAAGCCGTACAAATGTTGTATATATGTATAAGGAGTACAGAGACATTAGCAAGACTGGAGCTGTTAGCCAAATGTATGAGGAACTTGCAGGATCACACCGTGCTCAACGTAGCAGCATTCAGATTATCCGTGTTTCTCAAATTGATGCTAAGCTTGCAAAGAGACCAAAGACTACTCAGTTCTTCAACTCTAAGCTCAAGTTCCCAGCTATCAGAAAGTTACCAATGGCTCCAAAGGCTTTACGCTCAACATTTACTGCATCCAGACCAACTACTTTCCAAAAGTAA